From one Enterobacter kobei genomic stretch:
- a CDS encoding DUF1454 family protein, protein MKIWDLRLCLLLSLLLTSVAGRAVDAPLAATAPYLVAGAPTFDLSISAFREKFNTANPALTLNEFRAIDSRTDRTSLTRAASKINDNLYASTALERGTLKIKSIQITWLPIRGPDQKASKAKAQEYMAAVLRVFTPALTGAQCLQKLQKILARGKGKAYYAETEGALRYVVADNGEKGLTFAVEPIKLALSETPEDNNK, encoded by the coding sequence ATGAAGATATGGGATTTACGGCTTTGCCTGTTGCTTTCCCTGCTGCTGACCAGCGTGGCTGGTCGCGCCGTCGATGCGCCGCTGGCGGCCACGGCCCCTTACCTGGTGGCGGGCGCGCCCACGTTTGATCTCTCTATCAGCGCGTTCCGGGAAAAATTTAATACGGCTAACCCAGCGCTTACGCTGAACGAGTTTCGCGCCATTGATTCGCGCACCGACCGGACCAGCCTGACGCGTGCCGCCAGCAAGATTAACGATAATCTCTATGCTTCGACTGCGCTGGAGCGGGGCACGCTGAAGATTAAATCGATACAGATCACCTGGCTGCCGATCCGCGGGCCGGATCAGAAGGCCTCGAAAGCGAAAGCCCAGGAATACATGGCCGCTGTGCTGCGGGTTTTCACACCAGCGCTGACCGGGGCGCAATGTCTGCAAAAGCTGCAAAAAATTCTCGCCCGCGGTAAAGGCAAAGCCTACTACGCCGAAACAGAGGGTGCATTACGCTATGTTGTAGCAGACAACGGCGAAAAGGGGCTGACCTTCGCTGTTGAACCGATTAAGCTGGCGCTATCTGAGACACCCGAAGATAACAATAAATGA
- the tpiA gene encoding triose-phosphate isomerase, producing MRHPLVMGNWKLNGNRHMVNELIANLRTELAGVSGCGVAIAPPDLYLDLAKRAADGSHIILGAQNVDVNLSGAFTGETSAEMLKDIGAKYIIIGHSERRTYHAESDEFIAKKFAVLKEQGLIPVLCIGETEAENEAGKTEEVCARQIDAVLKTQGAAAFEGAVIAYEPVWAIGTGKSATPAQAQAVHKFIRDHIAKVDANVAEQVIIQYGGSVNAGNAAELFAQPDIDGALVGGASLKADAFAVIVKAAEAAKQA from the coding sequence ATGCGACATCCTTTAGTGATGGGTAACTGGAAACTGAACGGCAACCGCCACATGGTAAATGAGCTGATTGCTAACCTGCGTACCGAGCTGGCTGGCGTATCTGGTTGTGGCGTTGCCATTGCACCGCCGGACCTGTATCTGGATCTGGCAAAACGTGCCGCAGACGGCAGCCACATCATCCTCGGCGCGCAGAACGTCGACGTTAACCTGTCTGGCGCATTCACTGGTGAAACCTCCGCAGAAATGCTGAAAGACATCGGCGCAAAATACATCATCATCGGTCACTCTGAGCGTCGTACTTACCACGCAGAATCCGATGAGTTCATCGCTAAAAAATTCGCTGTGCTGAAAGAGCAGGGTCTGATCCCGGTTCTGTGCATCGGTGAAACCGAAGCAGAAAACGAAGCGGGTAAAACGGAAGAAGTCTGCGCACGTCAGATCGACGCCGTACTGAAAACTCAGGGTGCGGCTGCTTTTGAAGGCGCTGTGATTGCCTACGAACCGGTATGGGCTATCGGTACCGGCAAATCTGCGACCCCTGCACAGGCTCAGGCGGTACACAAATTCATTCGCGACCACATCGCTAAAGTGGATGCGAACGTAGCTGAACAGGTCATCATCCAGTACGGCGGTTCTGTAAACGCGGGTAACGCGGCTGAACTGTTCGCCCAGCCGGACATCGACGGCGCGCTGGTTGGCGGTGCTTCCCTGAAAGCTGACGCGTTCGCGGTGATCGTGAAAGCAGCAGAAGCGGCTAAACAAGCGTAA